Below is a genomic region from Deinococcus sp. YIM 77859.
CCGCCGTCACCCTCGCTCTGGCCGTGACGGGCCGCTTTCCCTGGGCGAAGGTGGTCCCGTACATCGCCGCGCAGTTCATCGGGGCCTTTTTGGGCGCAGCGATTGTGTTTGCCGTCTACCACGCCAAGTGGATCGGCTTCGATCCCGAGCTTGCCCGAACGGCCAGCGTCTTCAGCACCTTCCCCGCCGTGCCCGGCTTCTGGCCCGGGTTCATCGACCAGGTGGTCGGGACGGCCCTGCTGATGGGCCTGATTCTGGCCATCGGCGACAAGCTCAACAACCCTGCCGGCGCCTCCTGGGGCGCGCTCGCTGTCGCCTTTGTGGTGATGGCGATCGGCATGAGCTTCGGCGGAATGCACGGGTACGCGATCAACCCCGCCCGCGACCTGGGACCGCGCCTGTTTAGCGTTGTCGCTGGCTTTCAGAATAACGGCCTGACCGACGGCAGCGGCGTTTGGCTGGTGCCGGTGATCGGCCCCATCGTCGGGGCCATCCTGGGCGCTTTGATCTATGACTTCGTGATCGGCAGGCCGCTTGCCCGTGCCGGGGCGGCGGTGCGGGGTGAACAGGGCGTAGACCCCGCCTTTAACGTCGAAACGCGCTGAGAGCTCTGCCGCCCAGGAGACGCGCGGCGCTCTCTGACAAGTCCCCAGCAAAGGAGAAAGCATGCCCCAGTTCATCCTTGCCCTCGACCAGGGCACCACCAGCAGCCGCGCCATCGTCTTTGACCAGGGCGGCAACATCCGCTCCGTCGCCCAAAAGGAATTCAAGCAGCACTTCCCCCGACCGGGCTGGGTCGAGCACGACGCCCTGGAGATCTGGAGCACGCAAAGCGGCGTCGCCCAGGAGGCGATCACGCGGGCCGGGCTGCGCGCCGGAGACATCGCCGCGATCGGCATCACCAACCAGCGGGAGACCACCCTGCTCTGGGATCGCCAGACCGGACAGCCCATCGCCCCCGCGATCGTCTGGCAAGACCGCCGCACCGCCGCCTGGTGCGATCACCTGCGGGCGCAGGGGCTGGAGGCGACCTTCCAGGAGAAGACGGGCCTCATCATCGACGCGTACTTCAGCGGCACCAAGGTGCGCTGGCTCCTCGACCATGTCCCCGGCGCACGCGAGCGGGCCGAGCGGGGCGAACTCGCCTTTGGGACCATCGATTCCTGGTTGGTCTACAACCTGACGGGCGGGGCCCTCCACATCACCGACGCGACCAACGCCAGCCGCACCCTGCTCTACAACATCCACACCGGTGACTGGGACGACGAGCTGCTCTCGCTGCTGGAGGTGCCGCGCGCCGTCCTGCCCCAGGTGCGCAGCAGCAGCGAGGTGTACGGCGAGACGGCCGAGGGCCTTTTCGGCAGCCGCATTCCCATCGCGGGCATCGCCGGAGACCAGCAGGCGGCCACCTTCGGGCAAGCCTGCCTGGAGCGGGGCATGGCCAAAAACACCTACGGCACCGGCTGCTTCATGCTGATGAATACGGCCGAAGAAGCGGTGCCCAGCCACAACAAGCTGCTTACGACGGTGGCCTGGCAGCTCGACGGGCAGCGGACCTACGCGCTGGAGGGCAGCGTGTTCGTCGCGGGGGCGGTCGTGCAGTGGCTGCGCGACGGCCTGAAGATCATCCGCTCGAGCAGCGAGGTGGAGGCGCTCGCGAGCAGCGTGGCGTCTACCGAAGGCGTGTTTCTGGTGCCCGCCTTTGTGGGCCTGGGGGCGCCGTACTGGGACAGCTACGCACGCGGAACACTGGTGGGCCTCACACGCGGCACGACCCATGCGCACATCGCCCGCGCAGCGCTGGAATCGGTCGCGTACCAGTCGGCGGAACTGCTTCAGGCCATGCAGCAAGACAGCGGCGCTCCCCTCCGGGAACTGCGGGTGGACGGCGGGGCGAGCAACAACAACCTGATGATGCAGTTCCAGGCGGACATCCTGGGCGTACCGGTGGTGCGGCCCCGCATCACTGAGACGACCGCCCTGGGCGCCGCCTACCTGGCAGGCCTGGCCGTGGGCTACTGGCAGGGAACCGCGGATATCGCCCAGCAGTGGCAGGTGGACCGCGTCTTTGAACCCCAGATGCAGGCTGACGAGCGCGAGTGGCGCATGAGCCGCTGGCGCCGGGCCGTGGAGCGCAGCCGCGCCTGGGAGGAGACGGAACCGGCCGAGGCCTAAGCCCCGCCCTCCCCCAGCGGGCGCGTCCCCCTTCGGCGCCTTCGGGTCATCTCTCCTTTTGAACATCTGTTCAAGGTATGAGAACATATGTTCAGGAGCTTCGAGCCCGTCTCGCTCAGAAAGGACACGTCATGCCGCAAGATCCCCGTTTTGCCGTCCTCGCTGCCGCCACTGCCCCGGAGCCCTGGGATGTTCTCGTGATCGGAGGCGGAGCGTCGGGGCTGGGAACGGCGGTGGAGGCCGCGACCCGCGGGCACCGCACCCTGCTGCTCGAAGGGCACGACTATGCCAAGGGCACGAGCAGCCGCTCTACCAAACTCGTTCATGGGGGCGTACGTTACCTCGCGCAGGGCAACATTTCCCTGGTGCGTGAGGCGCTGCACGAACGCGGCCTGCTGCGGAAAAATGCTCCGCACCTCGTCCGTGACCTGGGCTTTGTGGTACCCGCCTACGACTGGTGGGCCGGGCCCTTCTACGGGGTCGGCCTGAAGCTGTACGACATCCTGGCAGGAAAACTCAACCTGGGCAGCAGCAAGTACCTCGACAAGGAAGCGGCCCTGGCCCGTACGCCCACCCTGCGGGCGGAAGGGCTCAGGGGCGGCATTCTGTACTTCGACGGGCAGTTCGACGACGCCCGGCTGGCGATCACGCTCCTGCGGACGCTGGAAGACCACGGCGGTGTAGCGCTGAACTACGCGCCCGTGGTGGGCCTGCTGCAGGAGGGCGGCAGGGTGGTCGGTGCGCGCTTCCGTGACCTGGAGACGGGACAGGAACACGCCGTCCGCGCCCGCGCCGTGGTGAATGCCACCGGCGTGTGGGTGGACGACATCCGCCGCATGGAGCAGCCGAACGCGGAGCCCCTGCTCTCCCCGAGTCAGGGCGTGCACGTCGTGGTCGACAAGCGCTTTCTGCCGGGAGACAGCGCGATCATGATTCCCCGCACGGACGACGGCCGAGTGATGTTTGCCGTGCCCTGGCATGACCGTGTGGTGATCGGCACGACCGACACACCCGTTCCCGAGGCCAGCTTCGAGCCGCGCGCCCTTGAAGAGGAGATCTCTTTCATCCTGAATACGGCCGGGCGCTACCTGAACCCTGCCCCCACCCGTGCCGACGTTCGGAGCGTGTACGTTGGCCTGCGTCCCCTGGTCAGGGGCGAGAACACCGACGGCGCCGGCTCCACGGCGGCCCTCTCCCGCGATCACGTCATTCGCGTCTCAGCCGGTGGCCTGATCACCCTGACGGGGGGCAAGTGGACCACCTACCGCCGCATGGGTGAAGACACCATCAACCGCGCCGAACAGCTCGCGGGCCTGCCGCAGCGCCTCACCGTCACCCCTGGCCTGCACCTGCACGGCTGGTCCGTAGAACCCCGCGAGGACCACTGGAAGGTCTACGGCAGCGACGCCGAGCGGGTTCAGGCCCTGCCGGGCGCGACCACCCGCCTGCACCCTGACCTGCCCTACAGCGAGGCGGAACTGCGCTGGGGGATTCGCCATGAGAGCGCCCGCACCGTCGAGGACCTGCTCGCCCGGCGAACCCGCGCCCTGCTCCTGAACGCCCGCGCGAGTCAAGAGGCCGCCCCCCGCGCCGCGGCCATCCTCGCCGAGGAACTCGGCCGGGACGCAGCATGGGCGCAGGCGCAAGCGCAGGCGTATCAGGAATTGGCGCGAGGGTATCAGCTCTGAGAGGGGGGCATCTGAGGGCAGCCTGCGGCGGCCACCCCTCTCCTGCACGGGGAGAGGGAGTCGCCGCCTTCCTACACGCTCTCCCCTGCCCAGTCGCGTCCATTCCCATCTTTGAAAACCGGGTCAGTCGGCGACCAGGCAGGAACACGGGCGCGGCAGGCAAGCCTTCCAGCATCCGGGACGACTCTTGCCCAGCGCAGCGCCGCTCCTCCTGCCCCCTCTGGGGGTGGGGGCAAACCGAGCCGAGCCACCCAGCAGCGAACACGAGCCCAACCCCGGACCCCTTCAGCGGGGCGGCAGGAACTCGAAGACATGCCCCTCGGGGTCCCGCACGGCCAGCCGCCCCCCCTCCAGCACGTGGGGCAGCCCCTCGGTCCGCACCCTTGCCAGCACCTCTTCCACGTTCGCGTAGAACTGCACGAGCGCGTGATCTCCCCCGAACATGTCCGCCAGGCCGACCTGCGGGTCCCAGGCGTACAGCCAGCGGCGGGGAGTGCCGTTCCCGTCCGGCTCGGGGTGTGGCCCCAGGGTAAACTGCGCGAAGTCGCGGTCCTCCTGTTCCTTGGCGTAGGCGAAGCCGTAGGCGCGGGGCAGCCGGGCTTTCATGGCGGCGTAGTCCCCAAAGGCGAGCGCCACCTCACGCAGGCCCATCACGGGAAGGGCGTGGGGGGGACGCTCAACCAGAACAGGTGGGTAGGCGGGTTGCCGCGCGTCCTCCAGATCCACGCCGCGCAGCTCCAGACCGTGCCCGAAGGGGTCGAAGAAGTACACCGTGGGATCAGGCCGCTCGGGGGTTCCCAGGTCGATCTCGGTCCAGGAGAGGCCGTGCTCGTCGAGGATGGCCTTGCTGCGTGCCAGGTCCTCGGGGCGAATCTGCCAGGCGTAGTGCAGGTGCGAGGCGCCGCGGGCACGCAAGGGCGCGAGGCGGGAATCATTGGCCTGCCGGGTCACAGGCTTCCAAAGGGTGAGGGTCTGCGCCCCGTTGATCCGAAAGCGGGCGGTCTGGCGAGCCTCGTCGTGGTCCAGCAGGTCCAGGCCCAGCACCTGTTCGTAAAAGCGGCGGGCCCGCGGCAGGTGGTTCACTTCGAGCGTGATCCCGGCGAGGTCAAGGATGGGAGAAGGCATAGGGTCAGGGTAACGGCCCCCTTCCCGGCTCCGCCTTGAGCCGGGGTAAAGCTGGCGGCGTTCCGCTACTCTGCCCGGTATGACCGAACACCACGCTCCAGACCACGACGCCCCGGAGCGGGCACAGCTGGATTTTACGCGGCGGCTGAGTTACGGCGACTATCTGCAACTCGATACCCTGCTCAGCGCGCACCGGCCCATCACACCGGCCCATGACGAACACCTCTTTCTGACGGTGCATCACGTGTCCGAGCTGTGGCTGGACCTGATCGTCCGGGAGCTGCGGGCGGCGATGAGGCTCCTCGCTGCAGGCGTGACGGACGCGCCCCTCAAGGGGCTGACGCGCGTGGTGCGCGCCCAAGAGCAGCTCACGGCGGCCTGGGCCGTCCTAAAGACGATGACGCCCGCCGATTATCTGCAATTTCGGGGCGCCTTCGGGGAGGCGTCCGGCTTCCAATCCGCGAATTACCGCATGGTCGAGATCCTGCTGGGGAACCGCAATCCCACGCTGCTGCGCCCGCACGCGCACCGCCCGGACCTGCACGGTGCCCTCCAAGACGCGCTCCATGCCCCCAGCGTCTACGACCTCACGCTGCGACTTCTCGCGGCGCGGGGCCTCCCCATCCCGCCGGAGGTCCTGGAACGCGACTTCACCGAGCCGCCCGCCGAGAACCCCGCCGTCCTCGAAGCCTGGCTGACCGTCTACCGCGACACCGAACGCTACTGGGATCTCTATGAGCTCGCGGAAAAGCTGCTGGACGTGGAGGATAATTTCCGGGCCTGGCGTTTTCACCACCTCACCACGGTAGAACGCACCATCGGCTTCAAGCCGGGAACCGGCGGCACCAGCGGCGCGGGGTACCTGCGCCGGGCGCTGAGCGTGGTGCTGTTTCCAGAACTCTGGCAGGTGCGAACGTCACTCTGAGGGGCCGCCGGGACGCTGAGCGTCTCCAGTCTTCACCAGCGCTCTACGCTTGCTCTTCAAGGGGGTGGCGAGCCGTGCGTTTGGTGTTCTGATAGTGCTCGGTCGCACGGGCGATCAGGCTGGCCGTGACGCCCAGCGTTCGCTCCTCGTTGAGCGCCGTCCAGTTGACGTTGTCCCCGCAGGGTCCCAGGCGTTCGCGCACAAGCTCGACAAGGTGGCCCTCTCCAGCAAGCGCCTTGGGGACCGCCTCACGGATGAGGGCCTTGGCCTCCTCTTTGGACACCACCGCTGTCAGGGCAAAGCTCAGGGCCTCGGCCAACATCAGGCCGTGGGACGCCCGGACGTTTTCGCGCATCCGGTCCACTTGAACTTCTAGTCCCGCTAGCAGGCGGCGACTATGGGCGAGGGCTGCACCGGTCAGACCCAGCATCTGCGGGACGGTGAGCCACTCCACCTGCCAGCCGTGGGTGCCGCGCTCGTGCTCCTGAACGCCGCTGCGAGCCGCCGCCGCCAGCAGCCCGGCATTCGCGCTGGCAGCCGCAAGAATCACCTCCGAGGTGATGGGGTTCTGCTTCTGGGGCATGGTGCTGGACCCACCGCCCCCGCCACCCTCGCGCACCTCCGCTACCTCGCTCTGCGTGAGCAGGATCACGTCTTGGGCCAGTTTTCCTAGGCTGGTCCCGACACCCGCCAGCCAGGCAGCCAGTTCGAACACAGTGTCGCGCTGGGTGTGCCAGGGTGTGGGGGGAAGAGAGAGCTTGAGTTCGGCGGCCAGGGCTTCCGCCACGTCCAGCCCCCGGTCCCCCAGCGCGGCGAGGGTTCCTGCAGCACCTCCAAAACTCACCACGAACAGCCGGGGTTCGAGCTCGTCGAGGCGTTGGAGGTGACGGGTGAGGGAAGTGAGCCACCCGGCTGCCTTGAGACCAAAGGTGACGGGCAGCGCCTGTTGTGCGTGGGTACGGCCCGGCATCAGGGTGGCGGCGTGCTCCTGGGCGAGCACCACCAACTGGTCACCCACCGCCAGCAGGTCACGGCGCAGGATGGTCAGAGCTTCGCGGGCGGCCAGGACGAAGGCCGTGTCCACGATGTCCTGGGTGGTTGCGC
It encodes:
- the pcaB gene encoding 3-carboxy-cis,cis-muconate cycloisomerase, giving the protein MPLTPADSALFGSMFAQPEVAALLSDEAYVGRLLRVEGGLAAVQGRLGLIPQTSAQAILDLTRTFTPDLNALREGLLADGVPVSALLAQLRPVLPPAARDHLHFGATTQDIVDTAFVLAAREALTILRRDLLAVGDQLVVLAQEHAATLMPGRTHAQQALPVTFGLKAAGWLTSLTRHLQRLDELEPRLFVVSFGGAAGTLAALGDRGLDVAEALAAELKLSLPPTPWHTQRDTVFELAAWLAGVGTSLGKLAQDVILLTQSEVAEVREGGGGGGSSTMPQKQNPITSEVILAAASANAGLLAAAARSGVQEHERGTHGWQVEWLTVPQMLGLTGAALAHSRRLLAGLEVQVDRMRENVRASHGLMLAEALSFALTAVVSKEEAKALIREAVPKALAGEGHLVELVRERLGPCGDNVNWTALNEERTLGVTASLIARATEHYQNTKRTARHPLEEQA
- the glpK gene encoding glycerol kinase GlpK — protein: MPQFILALDQGTTSSRAIVFDQGGNIRSVAQKEFKQHFPRPGWVEHDALEIWSTQSGVAQEAITRAGLRAGDIAAIGITNQRETTLLWDRQTGQPIAPAIVWQDRRTAAWCDHLRAQGLEATFQEKTGLIIDAYFSGTKVRWLLDHVPGARERAERGELAFGTIDSWLVYNLTGGALHITDATNASRTLLYNIHTGDWDDELLSLLEVPRAVLPQVRSSSEVYGETAEGLFGSRIPIAGIAGDQQAATFGQACLERGMAKNTYGTGCFMLMNTAEEAVPSHNKLLTTVAWQLDGQRTYALEGSVFVAGAVVQWLRDGLKIIRSSSEVEALASSVASTEGVFLVPAFVGLGAPYWDSYARGTLVGLTRGTTHAHIARAALESVAYQSAELLQAMQQDSGAPLRELRVDGGASNNNLMMQFQADILGVPVVRPRITETTALGAAYLAGLAVGYWQGTADIAQQWQVDRVFEPQMQADEREWRMSRWRRAVERSRAWEETEPAEA
- a CDS encoding tryptophan 2,3-dioxygenase is translated as MTEHHAPDHDAPERAQLDFTRRLSYGDYLQLDTLLSAHRPITPAHDEHLFLTVHHVSELWLDLIVRELRAAMRLLAAGVTDAPLKGLTRVVRAQEQLTAAWAVLKTMTPADYLQFRGAFGEASGFQSANYRMVEILLGNRNPTLLRPHAHRPDLHGALQDALHAPSVYDLTLRLLAARGLPIPPEVLERDFTEPPAENPAVLEAWLTVYRDTERYWDLYELAEKLLDVEDNFRAWRFHHLTTVERTIGFKPGTGGTSGAGYLRRALSVVLFPELWQVRTSL
- a CDS encoding glycerol-3-phosphate dehydrogenase/oxidase → MPQDPRFAVLAAATAPEPWDVLVIGGGASGLGTAVEAATRGHRTLLLEGHDYAKGTSSRSTKLVHGGVRYLAQGNISLVREALHERGLLRKNAPHLVRDLGFVVPAYDWWAGPFYGVGLKLYDILAGKLNLGSSKYLDKEAALARTPTLRAEGLRGGILYFDGQFDDARLAITLLRTLEDHGGVALNYAPVVGLLQEGGRVVGARFRDLETGQEHAVRARAVVNATGVWVDDIRRMEQPNAEPLLSPSQGVHVVVDKRFLPGDSAIMIPRTDDGRVMFAVPWHDRVVIGTTDTPVPEASFEPRALEEEISFILNTAGRYLNPAPTRADVRSVYVGLRPLVRGENTDGAGSTAALSRDHVIRVSAGGLITLTGGKWTTYRRMGEDTINRAEQLAGLPQRLTVTPGLHLHGWSVEPREDHWKVYGSDAERVQALPGATTRLHPDLPYSEAELRWGIRHESARTVEDLLARRTRALLLNARASQEAAPRAAAILAEELGRDAAWAQAQAQAYQELARGYQL
- a CDS encoding VOC family protein, whose amino-acid sequence is MPSPILDLAGITLEVNHLPRARRFYEQVLGLDLLDHDEARQTARFRINGAQTLTLWKPVTRQANDSRLAPLRARGASHLHYAWQIRPEDLARSKAILDEHGLSWTEIDLGTPERPDPTVYFFDPFGHGLELRGVDLEDARQPAYPPVLVERPPHALPVMGLREVALAFGDYAAMKARLPRAYGFAYAKEQEDRDFAQFTLGPHPEPDGNGTPRRWLYAWDPQVGLADMFGGDHALVQFYANVEEVLARVRTEGLPHVLEGGRLAVRDPEGHVFEFLPPR
- a CDS encoding MIP/aquaporin family protein, with protein sequence MKFTLAQECMAELLGTMVLILFGVGVVAMVVLFASTNPPIPGQIVNGGYTNVTLGWGFGVLMGILISGTISGAHLNPAVTLALAVTGRFPWAKVVPYIAAQFIGAFLGAAIVFAVYHAKWIGFDPELARTASVFSTFPAVPGFWPGFIDQVVGTALLMGLILAIGDKLNNPAGASWGALAVAFVVMAIGMSFGGMHGYAINPARDLGPRLFSVVAGFQNNGLTDGSGVWLVPVIGPIVGAILGALIYDFVIGRPLARAGAAVRGEQGVDPAFNVETR